One window of Paenibacillus sp. FSL K6-3182 genomic DNA carries:
- a CDS encoding DUF2935 domain-containing protein: MINITREMLPLLDQSFVARSLEEVRFWSRIMKEHSLFLKLGFRCEDTQLINEANQFYAVFEAIENRSNAFTFGTDPSVIKRFNEEVHTAVSYIWAFKRKVLGLILTCQLPGANNFPLLVDHVSREANYFRNRLSELNLGRLEPLPDAIIDENVFFLRIMADHAKFISHLLDPSERQLVEQANNFSQEFDTLLFQAKDLESMRPQSQTVPLLDQFLDQNRVSVKSLRDFKRTARDLIEACRIKSIIHPLLADHVFREAEHFLVIIDMFENSLTGKPA, encoded by the coding sequence ATGATTAATATTACAAGGGAGATGCTGCCATTGTTAGATCAGTCATTTGTAGCTCGTTCTTTAGAAGAAGTTAGGTTTTGGTCTCGAATTATGAAAGAGCATTCTCTATTTCTTAAATTGGGTTTCCGTTGTGAGGATACCCAATTAATTAATGAAGCAAATCAATTCTATGCCGTCTTTGAAGCAATCGAAAATAGATCAAATGCATTTACATTTGGAACAGATCCCTCTGTAATTAAAAGATTTAATGAAGAGGTGCATACTGCTGTATCTTATATTTGGGCTTTCAAAAGAAAAGTGCTCGGTTTAATACTGACGTGCCAACTTCCAGGTGCAAACAACTTTCCATTGTTAGTTGATCATGTGAGTAGAGAAGCTAATTATTTCAGAAATCGTTTGTCGGAATTAAATTTAGGTCGGTTGGAGCCGCTGCCCGACGCTATTATCGACGAGAATGTTTTCTTTCTAAGAATCATGGCTGACCACGCCAAATTCATTAGTCACTTGCTTGATCCATCCGAGCGGCAATTAGTTGAACAAGCAAATAACTTTAGTCAAGAATTTGATACATTACTATTTCAAGCAAAGGATTTGGAATCTATGCGTCCTCAATCGCAAACTGTTCCGCTACTTGACCAATTTCTTGATCAAAATAGAGTATCAGTTAAATCGCTTCGTGATTTTAAGAGAACAGCTCGAGACCTAATTGAAGCCTGCCGAATAAAAAGTATCATTCATCCTTTATTGGCGGATCATGTATTTCGAGAAGCAGAACATTTCCTCGTTATAATTGATATGTTTGAAAATAGTCTGACAGGTAAACCAGCTTAA
- a CDS encoding YmaF family protein, translated as MKMKKASIVKKARSCKKVQRHVHEFEGSTKLAEEGNDRHNHRFAGVTGQAIRVGKSHVHEIDLTNTDFLNHFHKLKKIVTGPAIPVGNGKHVHFVTGQTTLNDGHVHQFKFATLIQAPLV; from the coding sequence ATGAAGATGAAAAAAGCTAGTATAGTGAAGAAAGCTAGATCTTGTAAAAAGGTACAGCGGCACGTTCACGAGTTTGAAGGAAGTACTAAACTTGCTGAAGAGGGCAATGATCGACATAATCATCGCTTTGCAGGAGTTACCGGACAAGCGATTCGAGTGGGAAAAAGTCATGTCCATGAAATTGATCTTACGAACACAGATTTCTTAAACCATTTTCATAAATTGAAAAAGATTGTAACTGGACCGGCCATTCCAGTCGGAAATGGCAAACACGTACATTTTGTAACAGGCCAAACGACATTAAATGATGGTCATGTTCACCAATTTAAATTCGCAACATTGATTCAAGCACCTCTAGTTTAA
- the lipA gene encoding lipoyl synthase produces MKQQETLKKPDWLRIKLATDGNFAEIKNMMRSKTLHTVCEEARCPNIYECWSNRTATFMILGDICTRACRFCAVKTGMPTELDLDEPERVAEAAEQMNLQHCVVTSVARDDLKDGGASIFAATVHAIRKRMPFCRVEVLIPDFLGNKDALQIVMDANPDILNHNVETVERLSDRVRAKAKYSRTMELLKRAKEMKPKIPTKSSIMLGVGEEWDEILQTMDDLRANDVNILTLGQYLQPTPKHLKVVRYVHPDEFAKLKEEGLKRGFRHVESAPLVRSSYHAHEQTDSAHAAMAAEAEASREISSGACSSSL; encoded by the coding sequence ATGAAACAACAAGAAACACTCAAAAAGCCTGATTGGCTTCGAATAAAATTAGCGACAGACGGTAACTTTGCCGAAATTAAAAATATGATGCGCTCAAAAACGCTACATACGGTTTGTGAGGAAGCACGTTGCCCAAACATTTATGAATGCTGGTCGAATCGAACAGCCACATTTATGATATTGGGTGATATTTGCACGCGCGCTTGCCGTTTTTGTGCTGTTAAGACAGGTATGCCGACTGAACTGGATTTGGACGAACCAGAACGGGTAGCAGAGGCAGCAGAGCAAATGAATCTTCAGCACTGTGTTGTTACATCGGTTGCTCGCGATGATCTTAAGGATGGCGGCGCATCCATATTTGCAGCTACTGTACATGCGATTCGCAAACGTATGCCGTTTTGCCGAGTTGAAGTGCTTATTCCTGACTTCTTGGGAAATAAAGATGCGCTTCAAATTGTAATGGATGCAAATCCGGATATTCTAAATCATAACGTCGAAACGGTGGAGCGGCTTTCGGATCGTGTTCGTGCCAAAGCCAAATACAGCCGTACGATGGAGCTGTTGAAGCGTGCCAAAGAAATGAAGCCTAAGATTCCAACCAAATCGAGCATTATGCTTGGCGTGGGTGAGGAATGGGATGAAATTTTGCAGACTATGGATGATCTTCGCGCAAACGATGTGAATATTTTGACATTAGGTCAATACTTGCAGCCAACGCCAAAACATTTAAAGGTCGTACGTTATGTCCACCCAGACGAATTTGCAAAACTAAAAGAAGAAGGGCTGAAGCGCGGTTTTAGGCATGTAGAATCCGCACCATTAGTACGCAGCTCTTATCATGCACATGAGCAGACCGATTCGGCACACGCAGCAATGGCAGCGGAAGCCGAAGCGAGCCGTGAGATTTCTTCCGGTGCTTGCTCGAGCAGCTTGTAA
- a CDS encoding YutD-like domain-containing protein, translated as MALIHIGGKSYEIVLENRNGWNPEAFRDRYSEVLERYDYIVGDWGYSQLRLKGFFRDSHQKATKESNLSGMPDYINEYCNFGCAYFILEKTNSTVREPDDYDLDADDERPRIEAADLLAAAAGFVDISEGLEHDEVASAKEESAAPTHERHTRNHTRENRHRSSNRNKNEADKGNDSANSAGEGKNSSEQQQGSGKREQQQQRKGGYKGNNDNRSKKPFRLAANETAASSVETNRPNKKDTERV; from the coding sequence ATGGCTTTGATTCATATCGGCGGAAAATCTTATGAAATTGTGCTTGAAAATAGGAATGGCTGGAATCCTGAAGCGTTTCGTGATCGATATAGCGAAGTACTTGAGCGCTACGATTATATTGTTGGCGACTGGGGCTATAGTCAGCTGCGGCTGAAAGGTTTTTTTCGTGACAGCCATCAGAAAGCTACGAAGGAAAGCAATCTATCTGGCATGCCGGATTACATCAATGAGTATTGCAACTTTGGCTGCGCTTATTTTATTTTAGAAAAAACAAACAGTACCGTTCGTGAGCCAGACGACTATGACTTGGATGCAGACGATGAGCGTCCGCGTATAGAAGCAGCTGATCTTCTTGCAGCAGCTGCCGGTTTTGTGGATATTTCTGAAGGTCTTGAACATGATGAGGTTGCGAGTGCAAAGGAAGAAAGCGCCGCTCCAACACATGAAAGGCATACTCGCAATCACACAAGGGAAAATCGCCATAGAAGCTCCAATCGCAATAAAAACGAAGCGGATAAAGGCAACGACAGCGCGAATAGTGCTGGCGAAGGTAAAAATAGCAGCGAGCAGCAGCAGGGCAGCGGGAAACGTGAGCAGCAACAGCAGCGTAAAGGCGGCTATAAAGGCAATAACGATAACCGCTCCAAGAAACCGTTCCGCCTTGCAGCCAATGAAACTGCGGCTTCATCTGTAGAAACGAATCGACCAAACAAAAAAGACACAGAGCGCGTATAA
- a CDS encoding NAD kinase, with translation MNYAVIDRGDDLSKSLAEKFHKLAGERGFTRNDESPEIVISIGGDGTLLLAFHKYVDQITNVAFVGIHTGHLGFYADWKADELEDLVAMMAEETPRIVRYPLAEIEVETPSETRHYLSLNEFTLKGVDGTLVAQININDEMFEMFRGDGIVISTPSGSTAYNKSLGGAIVHPSIESLQIAEIASINNRVYRTLGSSVLLPQHHHCDIISKKEQRLQLAIDHISIMSSDIRSIRCSVSSRKVSFARYRPFPFWNRVREAFLGYDVR, from the coding sequence TTGAATTATGCGGTAATTGATCGAGGCGATGATCTATCTAAATCGTTAGCAGAAAAATTTCACAAATTAGCCGGGGAGCGAGGCTTCACTCGGAATGATGAATCACCGGAAATCGTTATTTCCATCGGAGGGGACGGTACACTGCTCCTCGCTTTTCATAAATATGTAGATCAAATTACTAATGTTGCATTTGTTGGCATTCACACCGGCCATCTTGGATTTTACGCCGACTGGAAGGCAGACGAGCTTGAAGATCTCGTCGCAATGATGGCAGAGGAAACACCTCGAATCGTTAGATATCCGCTTGCCGAGATTGAAGTTGAGACACCAAGCGAGACCCGTCATTACTTATCATTAAATGAATTCACACTAAAAGGCGTTGACGGAACGCTCGTCGCCCAAATCAATATAAATGATGAGATGTTTGAAATGTTCCGCGGTGACGGCATTGTCATTTCGACCCCTTCGGGAAGCACCGCGTATAACAAAAGCTTAGGCGGAGCGATTGTCCATCCATCGATAGAATCGCTGCAAATTGCGGAAATAGCTTCGATCAATAATCGTGTATATCGTACACTTGGATCATCCGTACTGCTGCCGCAACATCATCACTGTGATATTATCTCTAAGAAAGAGCAGCGGCTGCAGCTGGCAATTGATCATATCAGCATCATGAGCAGCGATATCCGTTCCATCCGCTGCAGTGTATCCAGCCGTAAAGTAAGCTTTGCACGATATCGGCCGTTTCCTTTCTGGAACCGAGTACGTGAAGCATTCCTTGGTTACGACGTCCGATAA
- the ylbJ gene encoding sporulation integral membrane protein YlbJ yields MLRTIIHPLSITALGAFIIVLLMTVFPTETLHSSLRGLSIWWEVLFPALFPFFVISELLLGFGIVHFFGKLLDPLMRPIFRLPGIGGFVVTMGYISGYPVGAKLTAQLIEQRLVNRAEGERLVAFTTTSDPIFLIGAVSVGFFQNVAIAPILAAAHYGGGLLIGLLMRFHDRHAPSSGTKKTAISRDGFRKRRPSRISEALKAMHEARLLDGRRLGRLLQDSIQSALRLMIVVGGLVVFFSVVMEMLTHAGIIEAMAEVLRFLFGLIGLPKPLADAGIFGLFEVTLGSRSAGTAGTGLMHQAAIAAWVLSWGGLSVHAQVASLLSKTDLRYRPFFIARMIHGLIAMTLVYLLWGWLGP; encoded by the coding sequence CTGCTGCGAACGATCATTCATCCCTTATCTATAACCGCGCTTGGCGCATTTATAATCGTGCTTTTAATGACTGTCTTTCCTACAGAAACCCTTCACTCCTCGCTCCGCGGGCTTTCTATTTGGTGGGAGGTGCTATTCCCAGCGTTGTTCCCTTTCTTCGTCATATCAGAATTGCTGCTCGGCTTCGGTATTGTACATTTTTTCGGCAAGCTGCTTGATCCGCTCATGAGACCTATATTCCGGCTTCCCGGCATCGGAGGTTTTGTAGTGACGATGGGTTACATTTCCGGTTATCCGGTAGGAGCAAAGCTTACAGCACAGCTCATTGAGCAGCGGCTCGTCAACCGAGCTGAGGGTGAGCGGCTTGTTGCCTTTACGACTACTTCTGATCCTATTTTCCTAATTGGTGCCGTGTCCGTTGGTTTCTTCCAAAATGTAGCGATTGCTCCTATTCTCGCTGCTGCCCATTACGGAGGCGGTCTTCTTATCGGTCTTCTCATGCGTTTTCACGATAGACATGCCCCTTCATCTGGAACCAAAAAAACGGCGATTTCAAGGGATGGGTTCAGAAAACGACGGCCCTCTCGGATCTCTGAAGCACTCAAGGCGATGCATGAAGCTAGATTGCTGGATGGGCGCAGATTAGGACGGCTGCTGCAGGATTCTATCCAATCGGCGCTGCGGCTAATGATCGTCGTTGGCGGACTCGTCGTTTTTTTCTCCGTCGTAATGGAGATGCTGACCCATGCAGGTATTATCGAGGCGATGGCTGAAGTTCTGCGATTTTTGTTTGGTTTAATCGGCCTGCCTAAGCCGCTTGCTGACGCAGGGATATTCGGTTTGTTTGAGGTTACCTTAGGCTCTCGTTCGGCAGGTACAGCTGGCACAGGACTTATGCATCAAGCTGCAATCGCTGCTTGGGTGCTCTCTTGGGGCGGCTTATCAGTCCATGCCCAAGTAGCAAGCCTGCTCAGCAAAACAGATTTGCGCTATCGTCCTTTTTTTATAGCTAGAATGATTCATGGATTAATTGCAATGACTCTCGTTTACTTGTTATGGGGGTGGCTTGGGCCATGA
- a CDS encoding globin yields the protein MNRNISLYEALGGSETLRLIVNSFYPKVQAHPLIGPLFPQDIDPVIEKQYLFLTQFFGGPSLYSDEYGHPMMRARHMHFPITPEHAGAWLDCMQRALQEVGINDELQEIVINRLSGPAHHFVNTSEEET from the coding sequence ATGAATAGGAATATAAGCCTTTATGAGGCTTTAGGTGGATCTGAGACTTTAAGGCTGATTGTTAACTCTTTTTATCCTAAGGTACAAGCTCATCCGTTAATTGGGCCTTTGTTCCCGCAAGATATTGATCCGGTTATAGAAAAACAATATTTATTTTTGACGCAATTTTTTGGCGGGCCTTCTTTATATTCTGATGAATATGGACATCCAATGATGAGAGCAAGACATATGCATTTTCCAATAACCCCTGAACATGCTGGCGCATGGCTTGACTGCATGCAAAGAGCATTGCAAGAGGTAGGCATAAATGACGAGCTGCAAGAGATCGTTATCAACAGACTATCCGGACCTGCACACCACTTTGTAAACACATCTGAAGAGGAGACGTGA